A part of Planctomycetia bacterium genomic DNA contains:
- a CDS encoding response regulator, which produces MPNTSDSRDEPDGAGGDSATQVWVASRYSIEQTLSDRRGHACFLADDPRQRKRVVLHRLSNELVTPAVEMRLAHEATLLSRLDSPWLAQFHEFFADGPRWYWVRAYVRGSTLLQRLSEGPLSVAETLRLARAVTTGLVELHACGILHRNLKPTSVVLRGEVDDASLVDFGFVASLRDPQESSRSAALAARYLSPEQAGSLDYDVSEAADLYALGILLFECLAGRPPFQSDTVGAVLLQHMTSRVPDLRSMGLPAPRALDEVIQRLLRKDPRDRYQSALAVLRDIEQIEEACRRGEHEPDIVIGQCDQRCTVTEPSFVGRTMELAQLDHQMLQASVGCAALAVVECESGGGKTRLLDELAQRAARRGVRVLRGQGSSDIGQHPFQLLEGVVEQIIGELVVDSTVLEPIRERLGEHQDALCSALPRLANALGWKSRQTLGPEAFGEARSIQAISQFLDALGQPDRPVLIILDDCQWADEQAVKLIAHWANRRADESTVKRHSMLVVAYRTEEVDERHALRQLRPTAHVSLERLTATDVRRLVETMAGQVPEQVFEVVERLSGGSPFMASAVLRGLVESGALETMGGVWRVEPLAIADLQSSRHAASFLARRLDLLPRHAIDLLTVGAVLGKEFDLEIAVQLAAHPATEAISTLDIARRRCLIWLRPDGGRGVFVHDKIRTALLERLTAEERRHLHYRAALHLRKHLRGNAFDLAYHFDAAGESYLALGYALEAAELARQQHSLEVAEQQYRIAQRGASQADSSTQYRIAEGLGDVLMLRGRYDAAAQLLRGAAELAEGAFSRAQILGKLGELAFKRGDMESATTSFEQALRLLKRRVPTRFVTFASLLVWETCIQTMHSLFPRLAVGRRKEPPSKEELLTWRLHSKLAHGYWFVRSKVHVLWTHIRGMNLGERYAPTLELAQSYSEHAPAMSLIPWNGRGLKYVQKSLQIRRDLDDVWGQGQSLSYHGVVHFCAGDYVESVERGLEGVRLLERTGDYWEVHIARYQVAAALFRLGRLDEAIDQARKNHESGVRLGDEQAAAISLDVWSRATQGRLPEDIVARELARARHDAQGNAQLMLAEGVRQIGANDLDGAVQTFETALRIAREAAVQNPYTTPNLAWLATARRLIAERRQGLTPRQRRKALRLAAKAARKALWTARRFRNDLPHALREAAAVAAMQGKSWRARSLFNRSLSIARRQRAEFEYAQTLHLRARVGLELGWRDAQEEFVHAEAELRSFELRAQGNRADADTPSEVTTLSLIDRFDTVLEDGRKIASALSTETIVEEAHRAAIRLLRGERCLVLRPMREHGRLHSTPLSGDCELTPNLKLVDEALRKGRALTLDESAADFGVEHVEASSLCAPIYVRGEVAACLYVAHQQVRDLFGENELRLADFIATITGAALENADGFQQLQQLNETLELRVAERTAAVEARSQQLSRSNRKLEKIAAELRQAEEQLRSAKETAEAANEAKSKFLAMVSHEIRTPMNGIIGMTELALRTSLNPQQHNYLGVVRQSADSLLRLLNDLLDISKIEAGKLEMEVVPFDVRDVVGDALVVRSRCIAGKPLELTYRVQSEVPARVCGDPTRLRQIVDNLVGNAVKFTEKGMISIDVSLEKRAKSGVRLHFVVQDTGIGIPLDKQDVIFESFKQADSSTTRRYGGTGLGLAISSQLVQMMSGRIWVESESGRGSAFHFVVELTNDTESAELGDHSSPLNDARVLVIDDHAVARTWTSESLSALGAVVSAASSASEGFAELLRASTTDHPFEVAVIDAGLADDDGPAILELIRSTPDLVDLPVVMLAPCDSPMLAADSSSELAHGVVLTKPAKYSDIAAAIRRFRRAGTSDTSTRAAATTDRSLHVLLADDSPVNREVAVGLLELKGHRVTTAENGGEAVEACRQESFDVVLMDLEMPGMDGLEATMAIRREEEGSGLHVPILAMTSHSIPGVRDRCLNAGMDGFVNKPIQPNELFAKLQAAAAGGKRQFAIAEQG; this is translated from the coding sequence ATGCCAAATACGAGCGATAGCCGCGACGAACCGGACGGCGCTGGCGGAGACTCCGCCACGCAGGTCTGGGTGGCTTCGCGCTATTCGATCGAGCAGACGCTCTCCGATCGGCGCGGCCACGCCTGTTTTCTGGCGGACGATCCACGGCAGCGCAAACGCGTGGTGTTGCATCGGCTGTCGAACGAGCTCGTTACACCGGCCGTCGAGATGCGGCTTGCCCACGAAGCGACGTTGCTAAGCCGCTTGGATAGCCCCTGGCTCGCGCAGTTTCACGAGTTTTTCGCTGATGGGCCGCGCTGGTATTGGGTCCGCGCTTATGTGCGTGGTTCCACGCTGCTGCAACGGCTTTCCGAGGGGCCGCTCTCCGTCGCGGAAACGCTGCGCCTGGCGCGCGCCGTGACGACGGGACTCGTGGAGTTGCACGCCTGCGGCATCTTGCATCGCAACTTGAAGCCGACCAGCGTCGTGTTGCGCGGCGAAGTGGATGACGCGAGCCTGGTGGATTTTGGCTTCGTGGCCTCGTTGCGCGACCCGCAGGAAAGCTCGCGTTCCGCGGCTTTGGCGGCGCGCTATCTCTCGCCTGAACAAGCCGGCTCGCTCGACTATGATGTGAGCGAAGCCGCCGACCTCTACGCACTCGGCATCCTGCTCTTCGAGTGCCTCGCGGGCCGGCCTCCGTTCCAAAGCGACACGGTAGGCGCGGTGCTCTTGCAGCACATGACGTCACGCGTGCCTGACTTGCGCAGCATGGGGTTGCCGGCGCCCCGGGCGCTCGACGAGGTGATTCAGCGATTGCTGCGGAAAGATCCGCGCGATCGTTATCAATCCGCGCTGGCAGTCTTGCGGGACATCGAACAAATCGAAGAGGCCTGCCGACGCGGGGAACACGAACCGGACATCGTAATTGGGCAGTGCGATCAGCGTTGCACGGTGACGGAACCGTCGTTCGTCGGCCGCACTATGGAGTTGGCGCAGCTCGACCATCAGATGCTGCAGGCCAGCGTCGGTTGCGCGGCGCTCGCGGTCGTGGAATGCGAATCGGGCGGCGGCAAGACGCGCTTGCTCGATGAATTGGCGCAACGCGCCGCGCGCCGCGGCGTGCGCGTCTTGCGCGGACAGGGTTCCAGTGACATCGGCCAGCACCCATTCCAGTTGCTGGAAGGAGTCGTCGAGCAGATCATTGGCGAATTGGTCGTCGATTCCACGGTTCTCGAGCCGATTCGCGAACGACTGGGCGAACATCAAGACGCCCTGTGCTCCGCCTTGCCACGGCTCGCTAACGCGCTGGGCTGGAAGTCGCGCCAGACATTGGGGCCCGAAGCGTTCGGTGAAGCCCGCAGCATCCAGGCGATCTCACAATTCCTGGATGCGCTCGGCCAACCGGATCGGCCGGTGCTGATCATTCTCGACGACTGCCAGTGGGCCGACGAACAAGCCGTTAAGCTCATCGCGCACTGGGCGAACCGGCGGGCGGATGAATCTACGGTCAAGCGCCACTCGATGCTGGTCGTGGCGTATCGGACCGAGGAAGTGGACGAACGGCATGCGTTGCGGCAACTGCGACCGACGGCGCACGTCAGCCTGGAGCGATTGACCGCGACCGACGTCCGCCGACTCGTCGAGACGATGGCCGGCCAGGTGCCGGAACAGGTCTTCGAGGTCGTCGAACGCCTCTCCGGCGGCAGTCCGTTTATGGCTTCCGCGGTGTTGCGCGGCTTGGTCGAATCCGGCGCCCTCGAAACCATGGGCGGCGTCTGGCGCGTCGAACCGTTGGCGATCGCGGATTTGCAATCGTCGCGCCACGCGGCGTCGTTCTTGGCCCGACGGTTGGATTTGCTGCCGCGCCACGCAATCGACTTGCTGACCGTCGGCGCGGTGCTCGGCAAAGAGTTCGACTTGGAAATCGCGGTCCAACTTGCCGCGCATCCCGCGACGGAAGCAATTTCAACGCTCGACATAGCGCGGCGCCGCTGTTTGATCTGGTTGCGTCCGGACGGCGGACGCGGTGTCTTCGTCCACGATAAGATCCGCACGGCACTGTTAGAGCGACTGACCGCTGAAGAGCGCCGTCATCTGCACTACCGCGCGGCGTTGCACCTGCGCAAGCATCTGCGCGGCAATGCGTTTGATTTGGCCTATCACTTCGACGCCGCCGGCGAGAGCTATTTGGCCCTCGGCTACGCGCTCGAAGCCGCGGAGCTAGCACGCCAGCAGCACTCGCTCGAAGTCGCCGAACAGCAGTATCGCATCGCCCAGCGAGGCGCATCGCAGGCGGATTCCAGTACGCAATATCGCATCGCCGAAGGGCTGGGCGACGTGCTGATGTTGCGCGGCCGTTACGACGCCGCGGCGCAACTGCTGCGCGGCGCGGCCGAGTTGGCTGAGGGCGCGTTCTCGCGGGCGCAGATTCTCGGCAAGCTCGGCGAGCTGGCCTTCAAACGCGGCGACATGGAATCCGCCACGACGTCGTTCGAACAAGCGCTGCGCTTACTCAAACGCCGTGTGCCGACCCGCTTCGTCACGTTTGCTTCGTTGCTCGTGTGGGAAACTTGCATCCAAACGATGCATAGCTTGTTCCCCAGACTGGCAGTCGGTCGGAGGAAGGAACCGCCGAGCAAAGAAGAGTTGCTCACCTGGCGACTACATAGCAAGCTGGCCCACGGCTACTGGTTTGTGCGGAGCAAGGTTCACGTCCTGTGGACGCATATTCGCGGTATGAACCTGGGTGAGCGCTATGCGCCGACGTTGGAGCTCGCCCAGTCGTACTCCGAACACGCGCCGGCGATGAGCCTGATCCCCTGGAACGGGCGCGGCTTGAAGTACGTGCAGAAGTCGCTGCAAATCCGTCGCGACTTGGACGACGTTTGGGGCCAAGGGCAGTCACTCAGTTACCACGGCGTCGTACACTTCTGCGCGGGCGACTACGTCGAAAGCGTGGAACGCGGCCTGGAAGGCGTGCGCCTCCTGGAACGAACCGGCGATTACTGGGAAGTGCATATCGCCCGCTATCAGGTCGCAGCGGCGCTGTTTCGATTGGGTCGATTGGACGAGGCCATCGATCAGGCGCGAAAGAATCACGAATCCGGCGTGCGTCTCGGGGATGAACAAGCCGCCGCCATCAGTCTCGATGTCTGGTCGCGGGCGACGCAAGGTCGTTTGCCCGAAGACATCGTCGCGCGCGAATTGGCCCGCGCGCGTCACGACGCGCAAGGCAACGCACAGTTGATGCTCGCCGAAGGCGTGCGGCAGATCGGCGCCAACGATCTGGACGGCGCTGTGCAGACGTTCGAAACGGCGCTACGGATTGCCCGTGAGGCGGCGGTGCAGAATCCCTACACCACGCCGAACCTGGCCTGGTTGGCGACCGCGCGCCGGCTGATCGCCGAACGGCGCCAGGGCCTGACGCCCCGCCAGCGGCGCAAGGCGTTGCGATTGGCCGCGAAAGCGGCGCGCAAAGCACTGTGGACCGCCCGCCGGTTCCGCAACGATTTGCCACACGCGCTGCGCGAGGCCGCCGCGGTCGCCGCGATGCAAGGTAAGTCGTGGCGCGCAAGGTCGTTGTTCAATCGCAGCCTCAGTATCGCCCGGCGGCAGCGCGCGGAATTCGAGTACGCTCAAACTTTGCATCTGCGGGCACGCGTTGGACTGGAACTGGGCTGGCGCGACGCGCAAGAAGAATTCGTTCACGCGGAAGCGGAGCTTCGCTCCTTCGAGCTACGCGCGCAGGGCAATCGCGCGGACGCGGATACGCCGTCCGAGGTAACGACGCTGTCGCTGATCGATCGATTCGACACGGTACTGGAAGACGGCCGTAAGATCGCTTCCGCGCTCTCGACGGAAACGATCGTCGAAGAAGCGCATCGCGCGGCCATTCGCCTCTTACGTGGCGAACGGTGCCTGGTGCTTCGGCCCATGCGGGAACACGGCCGATTGCATTCCACGCCGCTCAGCGGCGACTGCGAGCTGACGCCGAACTTGAAGCTCGTGGACGAAGCGCTGCGCAAAGGGCGCGCGTTGACGCTGGACGAATCCGCCGCGGACTTTGGCGTGGAGCATGTCGAGGCCTCCAGTTTATGCGCGCCGATTTACGTCCGCGGCGAGGTCGCGGCCTGCCTCTACGTGGCGCATCAGCAAGTCCGGGATTTGTTCGGCGAGAACGAATTGCGCTTGGCGGACTTTATTGCCACGATCACCGGCGCCGCGCTCGAAAACGCCGACGGCTTTCAGCAATTGCAACAGCTCAACGAAACCTTGGAACTGCGCGTCGCCGAACGAACCGCCGCCGTCGAAGCCCGGTCACAGCAATTATCTCGCTCCAACCGCAAACTGGAGAAAATCGCCGCGGAGCTACGTCAGGCGGAAGAGCAATTGCGGTCCGCAAAGGAAACGGCCGAGGCTGCCAACGAAGCGAAAAGCAAGTTCCTGGCGATGGTCAGCCACGAAATCCGCACGCCGATGAACGGCATCATCGGGATGACCGAGCTGGCTTTGCGTACCTCATTGAATCCGCAACAGCACAACTACCTGGGCGTGGTGCGACAATCGGCCGATTCGCTGCTCCGGTTGCTGAACGACTTGTTGGACATCTCCAAGATCGAGGCCGGCAAGCTGGAAATGGAAGTGGTCCCGTTCGACGTCCGCGACGTCGTCGGCGACGCCCTGGTCGTGCGCTCGCGCTGCATCGCCGGCAAACCGCTGGAATTGACCTATCGCGTCCAGTCGGAGGTGCCGGCGAGGGTCTGCGGCGACCCCACGCGGCTGCGGCAGATCGTCGACAACCTGGTGGGCAACGCCGTCAAGTTCACCGAAAAGGGCATGATCTCGATCGATGTCAGTCTGGAGAAACGCGCCAAATCGGGCGTGCGACTCCACTTCGTCGTGCAAGACACCGGCATCGGCATTCCGCTCGACAAACAAGACGTAATCTTCGAATCGTTCAAGCAGGCCGATAGCTCGACGACGCGGCGCTATGGCGGCACCGGCCTGGGTTTGGCAATCTCTTCACAGCTCGTGCAGATGATGAGCGGGCGCATCTGGGTCGAAAGCGAATCAGGGCGCGGCAGCGCGTTTCATTTCGTCGTCGAGTTGACCAACGATACAGAATCCGCGGAATTGGGCGACCACTCCTCGCCGTTGAATGACGCGAGGGTATTGGTGATCGACGATCATGCCGTGGCCCGCACTTGGACCAGTGAATCACTGAGCGCCCTAGGCGCTGTGGTCAGCGCTGCAAGTTCCGCGAGCGAAGGTTTTGCGGAGTTACTCCGGGCCTCCACGACAGACCATCCGTTCGAAGTCGCCGTCATCGACGCGGGCTTAGCCGATGACGACGGCCCCGCCATCCTGGAACTCATCCGTTCGACGCCGGACTTGGTCGACTTACCAGTCGTCATGCTGGCGCCCTGCGACAGCCCGATGCTGGCAGCCGACTCCTCGTCAGAACTGGCGCACGGCGTGGTGCTCACAAAGCCGGCCAAGTACAGCGATATCGCCGCCGCGATCCGCCGTTTCCGCCGAGCGGGAACGTCGGACACGTCGACGCGCGCGGCCGCGACAACCGACCGCTCGCTCCACGTCTTACTGGCCGATGACAGCCCGGTCAACCGCGAAGTAGCCGTCGGTCTGCTGGAACTGAAGGGGCACCGCGTCACCACCGCCGAGAATGGCGGCGAAGCCGTCGAGGCCTGCCGTCAGGAATCGTTCGACGTGGTGCTGATGGACCTCGAGATGCCGGGCATGGACGGCCTGGAAGCCACGATGGCCATCCGCCGGGAAGAGGAGGGGAGCGGCCTGCACGTACCGATCCTGGCGATGACGTCCCACTCCATTCCGGGCGTCCGCGACCGCTGCCTGAACGCCGGCATGGACGGCTTCGTCAACAAACCGATCCAGCCGAACGAGCTGTTCGCCAAGCTCCAGGCGGCGGCCGCCGGCGGGAAACGCCAGTTTGCCATCGCTGAGCAAGGTTAG
- a CDS encoding 3-hydroxyacyl-ACP dehydratase FabZ family protein: MAIKDLIIEFAEYDLGRVIASLEEIRHYNPQRFEMEQLTAICYEDAERNICVGYKDLSANEFWIRGHMPGMPLMPGVVMCEAAAQMASYYSQKHDLLGSSMVGFGGLEEVRFRGMVKPGDRLVIIAQLLKVRRGAMIVARFQCFVDQNLVCEGKIKGIPLSEDLIAAARSVTHAPQVG, encoded by the coding sequence GTGGCGATTAAAGACCTCATCATCGAGTTCGCGGAATATGACCTCGGCCGCGTGATCGCGAGCCTCGAGGAGATTCGCCATTACAATCCGCAACGCTTCGAAATGGAGCAGTTGACGGCCATCTGCTACGAGGACGCGGAACGGAATATCTGCGTCGGCTATAAGGATCTCAGCGCGAACGAATTCTGGATTCGCGGCCATATGCCCGGGATGCCGCTGATGCCGGGCGTGGTGATGTGCGAAGCGGCCGCGCAGATGGCCAGCTATTATTCGCAAAAGCACGACCTGCTGGGTTCCAGCATGGTCGGCTTCGGCGGCTTGGAAGAAGTTCGTTTCCGCGGCATGGTGAAGCCGGGGGACCGGCTGGTGATCATCGCGCAGCTACTCAAGGTCCGCCGCGGCGCGATGATCGTGGCGCGCTTTCAATGCTTTGTCGATCAGAACCTCGTCTGCGAGGGAAAGATCAAGGGAATTCCACTCTCCGAAGATCTGATCGCGGCGGCGCGCAGCGTCACTCATGCGCCGCAAGTTGGGTGA
- a CDS encoding rhomboid family intramembrane serine protease, producing the protein MLFPFRDDVPRERAPFVTYALIACNVLSFLWFSQLAPLPQQVFLYQHAFVPARLSKMPDGDAIEVLVTVQGLQNGRPAIAQIPLKLPPDRYEVISSIFASMFMHGGWGHLLGNMWFLFLFGGNIEDRLGSLRYVLFYLVGGLMAAGVQWLDDPTSMVPMVGASGAIAALLGGYAITYPWARIHTIVWIIVFFTVIDLPAILFLGGWFVYQYISAKSDIAGGVAWWAHVGGFAGGLALMPWIDPRPRPEPTIDDAQEAVFRDEGLLS; encoded by the coding sequence ATGCTGTTCCCTTTTCGTGACGACGTACCGCGCGAACGCGCGCCCTTCGTCACGTATGCCCTGATCGCCTGCAACGTGCTCTCGTTCCTGTGGTTCTCGCAGCTGGCGCCGTTGCCGCAGCAGGTGTTTCTTTATCAGCATGCCTTCGTGCCGGCACGGCTATCGAAGATGCCGGATGGCGACGCGATTGAGGTGTTGGTCACCGTCCAGGGGCTGCAAAATGGACGGCCAGCGATCGCGCAAATACCGCTCAAGTTGCCGCCTGATCGCTACGAAGTGATTTCCAGCATCTTCGCCTCGATGTTCATGCACGGCGGCTGGGGGCATCTGCTCGGCAACATGTGGTTCCTGTTTCTCTTCGGCGGCAACATCGAAGACCGCCTGGGCAGCCTGCGCTACGTGCTGTTCTATCTGGTCGGCGGATTGATGGCGGCAGGCGTGCAATGGCTCGACGATCCCACGAGCATGGTGCCGATGGTCGGCGCGAGCGGCGCTATTGCGGCGCTGCTGGGCGGCTATGCGATCACTTATCCCTGGGCGCGGATTCACACCATCGTCTGGATCATCGTGTTCTTCACCGTGATCGATCTCCCGGCGATCCTGTTTCTTGGCGGCTGGTTCGTGTACCAGTACATCAGCGCTAAGAGCGACATCGCCGGCGGCGTCGCCTGGTGGGCGCATGTCGGCGGCTTCGCGGGAGGTTTGGCGTTGATGCCCTGGATCGACCCGCGCCCGCGACCCGAACCGACGATCGACGATGCGCAGGAGGCGGTGTTCCGGGACGAGGGGCTGCTGAGTTGA